In Thermothelomyces thermophilus ATCC 42464 chromosome 2, complete sequence, a single window of DNA contains:
- a CDS encoding MFS general substrate transporter-like protein: MDSDTTKLPPESESAGTKELRSENEIATAPAEELSDSPPKQPFRPSVRVWTILIAVGFAGLLTALEATITSTALPSIVNDLEGGDAYVWAVNGYLLAMTALQPLYGQLANVYGRRWPTILATAAFLLGSGIAGGATNMAMLVAGRVIQGIGAGGINVLCEVLVCDVVPLRERGKYLGGMFGMIALGTALGPLFGGLIVQNTTWRWVFYLNLPVGGVALVLLVLFLHVNYRKEDSLASTLTKIDWLGNVIFIGAVSAVLIALAWAGAVYPWGSYRILVPLLVGLAGLAGFLAFEGSRFCAQPMMPLHLFSNRTSSTAFALTFLHSVTTLWVLYFLPVYFQGVLGSSPQRSGVQLLPTVLVLIPFGAFGGVLMTKIGRYRPLHHVGFALMTVSMGLLALLDEDSNTGSWVGFQIIGSAGAGIIIPTLLPAVMAPLAESDTALATSTWAFLRSFGQVWGTAIAAAVFNNRFDDLAGRITDAAVRQQVTGGQAYQRATAAFLDLLPPESRDQFVSVLSDSLRRSWFVSIAFAGLGFALVIFEKEIPLREELDTEYGVAEKTKPKGNGDVERSAERTA, encoded by the coding sequence ATGGATAGCGACACCACCAAGCTCCCCCCGGAGTCGGAATCGGCGGGGACCAAAGAGTTGCGGTCGGAGAATGAGATCGCTACGGCGCCGGCAGAAGAGCTGTCGGACTCGCCACCCAAACAGCCGTTCCGGCCAAGCGTCCGCGTCTGGACCATCCTGATTGCCGTGGGCTTCGCGGGCCTGCTCACGGCGCTGGAAGCCACCATCACATCCACCGCTTTGCCGTCCATCGTCAACGacctcgagggcggcgacgcgTACGTCTGGGCCGTCAACGGCTACCTTTTGGCCATGACGGCTCTGCAGCCTCTGTACGGCCAGCTGGCCAACGTGTACGGCCGGCGGTGGCCCACCATCCTCGCGACGGCCGCCTTCCTACTCGGCAGCGGCATCGCCGGGGGAGCCACCAACATGGCCATGCTCGTCGCCGGCCGCGTCATCCAGGgcatcggcgccggcggcatcAACGTCCTCTGCGAGGTGCTGGTCTGCGACGTCGTCCCCCTGCGCGAGCGCGGCAAGTACCTCGGCGGCATGTTCGGCATGATCGCCCTCGGCACCGCCCTCGGCCCCTTGTTTGGCGGCCTCATCGTCCAGAACACGACGTGGCGCTGGGTCTTTTACCTCAACCTCCccgtcggcggcgtcgctctcgtcctcctcgtcctcttcctGCACGTCAACTACCGCAAGGAAGACAGCCTGGCCTCGACGCTGACCAAGATCGACTGGCTGGGCAACGTCATCTTCATCGGCGCCGTCTCGGCCGTCCTCATCGCCCTGGCTTGGGCCGGCGCCGTCTACCCGTGGGGCTCCTACCGCATCCTCGTGCCGCTGCTCGTCGGCCTGGCCGGCCTGGCCGGCTTCCTCGCCTTCGAGGGATCGAGGTTCTGCGCCCAGCCCATGATGCCGCTCCACCTCTTCTCCAACCGGACCTCGTCGACCGCCTTCGCCCTGACCTTCCTCCACAGCGTCACCACCCTCTGGGTCCTCTACTTCCTCCCCGTCTACTTCCAGGGCGTCCTGGGCTCCTCGCCCCAGCGCTCCGGAGTGCAGCTCCTCCCGACCGTTCTGGTCCTCATCCCCTTCGGAGCCTTCGGCGGCGTCCTCATGACCAAGATCGGCCGGTACCGGCCCCTGCACCACGTCGGCTTCGCCCTCATGACGGTCAGCATGGGCCTGCTCGCCCTGCTCGACGAGGACTCCAACACGGGCAGCTGGGTCGGCTTCCAGATCATCGGctcggccggcgccggcatcaTCATCCCCACCCTGCTCCCCGCCGTCATGGCCCCCCTGGCCGAATCCGACACCGCCCTGGCCACCTCCACCTGGGCCTTCCTCCGCAGCTTCGGCCAGGTCTGGGGCAccgccatcgccgccgccgtcttcAACAACCGGTTCGACGACCTGGCCGGCCGCATCACCGACGCCGCCGTCAGACAGCAGGTCACCGGCGGGCAGGCCTACCAgcgcgccaccgccgccttcCTGGACCTCCTTCCCCCCGAGTCCAGGGACCAGTTTGTGTCCGTGCTGAGCGACAGCCTGCGCCGCTCCTGGTTCGTCTCCATCGCCTTTGCCGGTCTCGGTTTCGCGCTGGTCATCTTCGAGAAGGAGATACCTCTGCGAGAAGAGTTGGATACGGAATACGGTGTCGCGGAGAAGACGAAGCCCAAAGGAAATGGTGACGTTGAGAGGTCTGCAGAGCGCACTGCATAA
- a CDS encoding glycoside hydrolase family 6 protein (CAZy_ID 268029), protein MRVSSLVAALATGGLVAATPKPKGSSPPGAVDANPFKGKTQFVNPAWAAKLEQTKKAFLARNDTVNAAKTEKVQQTSSFVWVSRIAELSNIDDAIAAARKAQKKTGRRQIVGLVLYNLPDRDCSAGESAGELSSDKNGLEIYKTEFVKPFADKVAAAKDLDFAIVLEPDSLANLVTNLGIEFCANAAPVYREGIAYAISSLQQPNVHLYIDAAHGGWLGWDDNLPLAAKEFAEVVKLAGEGKKIRGFVTNVSNYNPFHAVVRENFTEWSNSWDESHYASSLTPFLEKEGLPARFIVDQGRVALPGARKEWGEWCNVAPAGFGPAPTTRVNNTVVDALVWVKPGGESDGECGLAGAPKAGQWFDEYAQMLVENAHPSVVHKW, encoded by the exons ATGCGCGTCTCTAGTTTGGTCGCGGCCCTTGCTACCGGTGGTCTTGTCGCCGCCACGCCTAAGCCCAAGGGGTCGTCGCCCCCTGGGGCCGTGGACGCGAACCCTTTCAAGGGCAAGACGCAGTTCGTCAACCCGGCATGGGCGGCCAAGCTGGAACAGACCAAAAAGGCGTTCCTGGCCAGGAACGACACCGTCAATGCCGCCAAGACGGAGAAGGTCCAGCAGACCAGCTCGTTCGTCTGGGTCTCGAGGATCGCCGAGCTCTCCAACATCGACGACGCCATCGCGGCTGCCCGCAAGGCGCAGAAGAAGACGGGCAGGAGGCAGATCGTCGGCCTGGTGCTCTACAACCTTCCGGACCGCGACTGCAGCGCGGGCGAGAGCGCGGGCGAGCTCAGCAGCGACAAGAACGGGCTCGAGATCTACAAGACTGAGTTCGTCAAGCCCTTCGCCGACAAGGTGGCGGCCGCAAAGGACCTCGACTTCGCCATCGTCCTGGAGCCCGACTCGCTGGCCAACCTGGTCACCAACCTGGGCATCGAGTTCTGCGCCAACGCCGCCCCCGTCTACCGCGAGGGCATCGCCTATGCCATCTCCAGCCTTCAGCAGCCAAACGTGCACTTGTACATCGATGCTGCCCACGGCGGCTGGCTCGGCTGGGACGACAACCTGCCGCTGGCCGCCAAGGAGTTTGCCGAGGTGGTCAAGCTTGCCGGCGAGGGCAAGAAGATCCGCGGCTTCGTCACCAACGTGTCCAACTACAACCCCTTCCACGCCGTCGTGCGCGAGAACTTTACCGAGTGGAGCAACTCGTGGGACGAGTCTCACTACGCCTCCTCGCTCACACCGTTCCTCGAGAAAGAGGGGCTGCCGGCACGCTTCATCGTCGACCAGGGTCGCGTTGCCCTCCCGGGAGCCCGCAAGGAGTG GGGTGAATGGTGCAACGTGGCACCCGCCGGATTTGGCCCCGCGCCCACGACCAGGGTCAACAACACCGTCGTCGATGCTCTCGTCTGGGTCAAGCCTGGCGGCGAGAGCGACGGCGAGTGTGGCTTGGCTGGCGCCCCCAAGGCCGGCCAGTGGTTCGACGAGTACGCCCAGATGCTGGTCGAGAATGCCCACCCGTCTGTCGTCCACAAGTGGTAG